From one Streptomyces sp. N50 genomic stretch:
- a CDS encoding YgfZ/GcvT domain-containing protein, translating to MKSPLLSLPGAVPAEGVDEGVAAHYGDLFREQRTLADGTGFVDLSHRGVVAVTGDDRLSWLHLLLTQHVSDLPTGVATEALILSAHGHIEHALYLVDDGTTVWMHTEPDTQEALIAYLESMKFFYRVEVTDRTSEFAVVYVPAGSIAEVPSGAVVRETPYGRDLFLPREDLESYAEKSGPPAGILAYEALRVEHHRPRLGFETDHRTIPHELGWIGTAVHLQKGCYRGQETVARVQNLGKPPRRLVFLHLDGSEVHLPGHGTELRLAEEGAEGRKIGFITTSVRHHELGPIALALVKRNVPLDAPLLADSTAAAQEVVVEP from the coding sequence ATGAAGAGCCCCCTGTTGTCCCTGCCCGGCGCCGTCCCCGCCGAAGGAGTGGACGAAGGCGTCGCCGCCCACTACGGCGACCTGTTCCGTGAGCAGCGCACCCTCGCCGACGGCACCGGTTTCGTCGACCTCTCGCACCGGGGCGTCGTCGCGGTCACCGGTGACGACCGTCTGAGCTGGCTGCACCTCCTGCTCACCCAGCACGTCAGCGACCTCCCCACCGGCGTCGCCACCGAGGCGCTGATCCTCTCCGCGCACGGCCACATCGAGCACGCCCTGTACCTCGTGGACGACGGCACGACGGTCTGGATGCACACCGAACCCGACACCCAGGAGGCGCTGATCGCCTACCTGGAGTCGATGAAGTTCTTCTACCGCGTCGAAGTCACCGACCGCACAAGCGAGTTCGCGGTCGTGTACGTCCCCGCCGGTTCCATCGCCGAGGTCCCGTCCGGTGCCGTCGTACGTGAGACGCCCTACGGCCGCGACCTCTTCCTCCCGCGCGAGGACCTGGAGTCGTACGCCGAGAAGTCGGGCCCCCCGGCCGGGATCCTGGCCTACGAGGCGCTGCGCGTCGAGCACCACCGCCCCCGCCTCGGCTTCGAGACCGACCACCGCACGATCCCGCACGAGCTGGGCTGGATCGGCACGGCGGTCCATCTCCAGAAGGGCTGCTACCGCGGCCAGGAGACGGTCGCCCGCGTCCAGAACCTGGGCAAGCCCCCGCGCCGTCTCGTCTTCCTCCACCTCGACGGCAGCGAGGTCCATCTCCCGGGCCACGGCACGGAGTTGAGGCTCGCGGAGGAGGGCGCGGAGGGCCGGAAGATCGGCTTCATCACGACGTCCGTACGCCACCACGAGCTCGGGCCGATCGCCCTCGCGCTGGTGAAGCGGAACGTGCCGCTGGACGCGCCGCTGCTGGCCGACAGCACGGCGGCGGCCCAGGAAGTGGTCGTAGAGCCCTAG
- the dtd gene encoding D-aminoacyl-tRNA deacylase, with translation MRAVVQRVDGASVVVEGETVGAIDGEGLCVLVGVTHDDTKEKAAQLARKLWSIRMLHDERSCSDVDAPLLVISQFTLYGDARKGRRPTWNAAAPGDVAEPLVDEVVAQLRALGATVATGRFGAQMRVSLTNDGPFTVVVDL, from the coding sequence ATGCGAGCAGTGGTGCAGAGGGTGGACGGCGCGAGTGTCGTCGTAGAGGGCGAGACGGTCGGGGCGATCGACGGCGAGGGGCTCTGCGTCCTCGTCGGCGTCACCCACGACGACACCAAGGAGAAGGCGGCCCAACTGGCCCGCAAACTCTGGTCGATCCGCATGCTGCACGACGAGAGGTCGTGCAGTGATGTCGATGCCCCGCTGCTCGTCATCAGCCAGTTCACGCTGTACGGCGATGCCCGCAAGGGGCGTCGGCCCACCTGGAACGCCGCCGCCCCCGGCGATGTCGCGGAGCCCCTGGTCGACGAGGTCGTCGCCCAACTCCGCGCCCTGGGCGCCACCGTGGCGACGGGCCGCTTCGGCGCCCAGATGCGCGTCTCCCTGACGAACGACGGCCCGTTCACGGTGGTCGTGGACCTCTGA
- a CDS encoding FABP family protein, with protein MIEIPSDLHKDLVPLVFLLGEWAGAGVHDFPGSEKCNFGQEVSFTHDGRDFLEYRSHTWVLDNDGNKVRPLETESGFWRIDADRKVEVTMTRDDGVVEIWYGELAKQKPQIDLVTDAVARIAASGPYTGGKRLYGYVKSDLMWVGEKQTPEVELRPYMSAHLKKIVTPDDVERWAKALPDDMPDDGIAFFK; from the coding sequence ATGATCGAGATCCCGTCCGACCTCCACAAGGACCTGGTCCCCCTCGTCTTCCTGCTCGGCGAGTGGGCCGGCGCGGGCGTGCACGACTTCCCGGGCTCCGAGAAGTGCAACTTCGGCCAGGAGGTCTCCTTCACGCACGACGGCCGCGACTTCCTGGAGTACCGCTCGCACACCTGGGTCCTGGACAACGACGGCAACAAGGTCCGCCCGCTGGAGACCGAGTCCGGCTTCTGGCGCATCGACGCCGACCGCAAGGTAGAGGTCACGATGACCCGCGACGACGGAGTCGTCGAGATCTGGTACGGCGAGCTCGCCAAGCAGAAGCCCCAGATCGACCTGGTCACCGACGCCGTCGCCCGCATCGCCGCCTCCGGCCCCTACACCGGCGGCAAGCGCCTCTACGGCTACGTCAAGAGCGACCTCATGTGGGTCGGCGAGAAGCAGACCCCCGAGGTTGAACTCCGGCCCTACATGTCCGCCCACCTGAAGAAGATCGTCACCCCGGACGACGTCGAGCGGTGGGCGAAGGCCCTGCCGGACGACATGCCGGACGACGGGATCGCTTTCTTCAAGTAG
- a CDS encoding Fur family transcriptional regulator, producing MDPGTDWKSDLRQRGYRLTPQRQLVLEAVDTLEHATPDDILIEVRKTASGVNISTVYRTLELLEELQLVSHAHLGHGAPTYHLADRHHHIHLVCRDCTNVIEADVEVAAEFRAKLRDTFGFETDMKHFAIFGRCRDCSMKTSTTES from the coding sequence ATGGACCCAGGCACGGACTGGAAGAGTGATCTGCGGCAGCGCGGCTACCGGCTGACCCCGCAGCGGCAGCTCGTGCTCGAAGCCGTGGACACCCTGGAGCACGCGACCCCCGACGACATCCTCATCGAGGTGAGGAAGACGGCGTCGGGGGTCAACATCTCCACCGTGTACCGAACCCTGGAGCTCCTCGAAGAGCTCCAGCTGGTCAGTCACGCACACCTGGGGCACGGGGCGCCGACGTACCACCTCGCGGACCGGCACCACCACATCCACCTCGTCTGCCGTGACTGCACGAACGTCATCGAGGCCGATGTCGAGGTCGCCGCCGAGTTCCGGGCCAAGCTGCGGGACACGTTCGGCTTCGAGACCGACATGAAGCACTTCGCCATCTTCGGCAGATGCCGCGACTGTTCCATGAAGACTTCAACTACCGAGTCGTAG